The following nucleotide sequence is from Chloracidobacterium validum.
GCAATGAAAACGGCCGCGGGGGTTTCGATCATGGCGCCAAGCTCGATGTGTTTGGTCGGCAGGCCGACCATGCCGAGCGACGCGAGCGCCTCGTCGAGGAGTTGGCGCGCGGCTTGCAGTTCGCTCAAGCAGGTCACGCGAGGGAGGAGAATTCGTACCCGCCCAGTTTCGGCTGCGCGGATGATGGCCCGCAGTTGGGTGCGGGCCGTTGCCTGATGAGCAAGCCACCACCGGACGCCATGCAAGCCCAGAGCCGGATTTGGCTCAACCTCCCGGATGTCACTTGGCAAGGTGTCGCTGCTGAAGTCAAAGGTTCGAATCGTAACGATGTGGTCTGGCGATGCCGCCATGACTGCTTGGTACGCGGCGCATTGGGTGTCTTCATCCGGCAGGGCGTCGGCGTCGCTCGGCACGATGAATTCCGAGCGAAACAGCCCAATGCTCTGGGCCCCACAGCGTTCGATGCCGGGCAGTTCCGATTGAATTTCGATGTTGGCGAGTAAGTGGCAGGTGACGCCGTCGCGCGTGACGGCCGGCAAGCGGGCCGCGGTCAGTCCGTCCCGGCGCAGGCGCTGCTCGACCGCGCGGCGGCCAAGGTAAATGGTTTGGGTTGCGCGCCGGGGGTTGAGAATGACCTCGCCCTGCGAGCCATCCACGATGCAGGGCGTTCCGGGAACGCCATGATCGAGCGCCTCGCGCGCGCCGAAGACGGCCGGAATGCCAAGGCTCCGGGCAATGATGGCCGCATGCGTCATCACGCCGCCAGCATCCGTGACAATGCCGCTCAGGTTCGTCGGATCAAGCTCGGCCAGCATGGTCGGGAGCAAGTCCTCCGTAAAGAGGACGGATGGCACATCGAGGCTTGGCATCCGCATTGGCTGACCCGATAGAATCCCGATCAAGCGTTGTCCGACATCCCGGATGTCATCCCGCCGCTGACGGAGATAGCCGTCCTGAACCTTTTCAAAAGAAGCGAGCAAGTCCTCCACGGCCCGTTTGACCGCCCATTCAGCGTTGATCCGGTGGTGGCGGATGTTGTCTTCAATCGCCTGCGTCAAAACTGCGTCATCGAGCATGAGAATGTAGGGATCGAGCAAGTAGGCCGAACTTTGGCCGGCTTGCTCCCGAAAGTGCTGCTTGACGCTTTCCAGATGGCGCCTGGCGCGCTGCATGGCGCGCTTGACGCGCTCGATTTCCAGGGCGACCCGATGTGGTAAGACGTTGATAAAGAGCGGGGGACGATGCTGTGGCACAAGCCGCGTGACTTGTCCAAAGCCGACGCCAGGCGCGGCCGGCGATCCCGTAAATTGGAGTTCGGCGTCAGTTAGCGGACTAGAAGACATGGGATGACTCCTGGGTTTCCGTAAACAGCGCCACCACGGCCGCCAGCGCCGCCCGTTCATCTTCCCCTTCGGCGCGGATGACGAGCCGTGTTCCGTGGGACGCGGCCAGGAACATGACGCTCAGAATGCTACTGGCGTCCACAAACGACAGATCATCCATGCGCCGAATGAGGATGCGGCTTTTGAACTGACTGGCGACTGTCACGAGCCGGGCTGACGGACGCGCGTGCAGTCCAAGCGGATTGCTGACGGTGACAAGGCATTCGAGGGACATTGGGGCGATCCAGACGCGGCCGCAGGTGGGGACGCAACGATGCAGGGAATGAAGTGGCAATCAACTGGCGAAGCGGAACCTAGTTGGCCTGTGCCTTGACCAACTCACTCGCCAAGTGGATGTTTTTGCGTCCTTGTTCGGTGACGCAGCGGGCAATGTCGAGCAGCCCCCAGTCAGAGGGAGAGGTTGCCAGCTTGATCACCATCGGTAAGTTGACGCCGGTGACGATTTCGACCCGCGTCGCTCCGGTATAGGTCATGACCAAGTTCGTTGGCGTGCCGCCGAAAAGGTCGGTCAGCAGCAGCACTCCGCTGCCTTGGTCGGCTTCTGCAATGGCGCGTTCAATGACGCCGCGGGCCGTGTCAACGTCATCATGCCAGTCAATGGAAACGGCGCGGACGTGACTGATGTCGCCAACAATCATTTCCGCCGCGTGAAGCAGCTCGGTGGCGAGTTGTCCGTGGGTAATGATGACACCGCCGACACGGGGCATGGCAAAACCATCCTATGTTGTTCAGGAAATATCGCGGCCCGGAAAATAGCAGCCGGTAAAACCCATGACGCGGGCCACGCTCAGTAACGACGCGCCACGAAGAAGGCTTTATATAGCATAGCTTCACCGCCTTGACGAGTCCGTTGCCGTGTCGCTGGTTTCAAGGCAGGGTTTCTGGCATCGCGCGTAGGGCCTGCGCGGCGCGGTCGTCTGACTGGCGCTCCAGTCCCAGTCGGGCGGCCCGGCGCACGACTGGGGAGGCGTCACGGATGGCATCCAGTAACAGCGGCAACACATCCGGGTTGCCGTCTTCGCCAAGCCGCTGAAGCAACACGGCCCGGACGGCCGCATCACTCCGCGTCACGGCCTGACGCAACAGGTTCCGGCCCGGATCGCCGCACGCCAGCAGCGCGTCGGCTAGCTCGTCCAGGGTGACGGTGAACTCACCTGCCTGGCGCGCCAGCAGGGGCGCCAGCGCCGCGACATCGCCAAGTCGTCCAAGGGCTTCGACGGCGGCCGAC
It contains:
- the ptsP gene encoding phosphoenolpyruvate--protein phosphotransferase, with amino-acid sequence MSSSPLTDAELQFTGSPAAPGVGFGQVTRLVPQHRPPLFINVLPHRVALEIERVKRAMQRARRHLESVKQHFREQAGQSSAYLLDPYILMLDDAVLTQAIEDNIRHHRINAEWAVKRAVEDLLASFEKVQDGYLRQRRDDIRDVGQRLIGILSGQPMRMPSLDVPSVLFTEDLLPTMLAELDPTNLSGIVTDAGGVMTHAAIIARSLGIPAVFGAREALDHGVPGTPCIVDGSQGEVILNPRRATQTIYLGRRAVEQRLRRDGLTAARLPAVTRDGVTCHLLANIEIQSELPGIERCGAQSIGLFRSEFIVPSDADALPDEDTQCAAYQAVMAASPDHIVTIRTFDFSSDTLPSDIREVEPNPALGLHGVRWWLAHQATARTQLRAIIRAAETGRVRILLPRVTCLSELQAARQLLDEALASLGMVGLPTKHIELGAMIETPAAVFIADRLARESDFLSIGSNDLVQYLLASDRGNERVSYLQQSLHPAVLASLKVIVAAAGAANKPLTMCGEMAAQPACAFALLGLGIRRFSLSPAALPGFKSTLRRLSARDAEQFVARALTLDTARAVEACAETYLNA
- a CDS encoding HPr family phosphocarrier protein, yielding MSLECLVTVSNPLGLHARPSARLVTVASQFKSRILIRRMDDLSFVDASSILSVMFLAASHGTRLVIRAEGEDERAALAAVVALFTETQESSHVF
- a CDS encoding PTS sugar transporter subunit IIA produces the protein MPRVGGVIITHGQLATELLHAAEMIVGDISHVRAVSIDWHDDVDTARGVIERAIAEADQGSGVLLLTDLFGGTPTNLVMTYTGATRVEIVTGVNLPMVIKLATSPSDWGLLDIARCVTEQGRKNIHLASELVKAQAN